The following coding sequences lie in one Ostrea edulis chromosome 8, xbOstEdul1.1, whole genome shotgun sequence genomic window:
- the LOC125661553 gene encoding E3 ubiquitin-protein ligase TRIM71-like codes for MATAISFAQHYIECENCEENPAQFLCKTCSGHLCDACKAEHERRKITRNHEVIHLTSEKGDIMERLYCSKHRNEKLKCYCSPCQTPVCTHCLLETHNCHEVENLAIVYSRIQDELLKDKKEIELTLLPKYKEMLAKETEKEANISKRIDEVEKQIEDHTDNIIKRFTAIKENWVQDLRQEKEKAQKSVAKSKTEIERRIKALNEIKTQISNNLGARPGIIFFKATDDNSLYKMRRFPNAIEYKLGNFSPGDIDQITRDIDFGKVPTYNMRSLSQYGLLLSSHHDIFQKSNPFFRAFFLDEK; via the coding sequence ATGGCAACAGCTATATCGTTTGCCCAGCACTACATTGAATGTGAAAACTGTGAGGAAAATCCAGCACAGTTCCTGTGTAAAACATGTTCAGGTCATCTGTGTGACGCATGTAAGGCAGAGCATGAAAGGCGAAAAATAACCCGGAATCACGAAGTCATACACCTGACCTCAGAGAAAGGGGATATAATGGAACGGTTGTATTGTTCAAAGCACAGAAACGAAAAGCTGAAGTGTTACTGCTCTCCCTGCCAGACTCCAGTATGTACCCACTGTCTGTTGGAAACTCATAATTGTCATGAAGTGGAAAATCTGGCTATTGTCTACAGCAGAATCCAAGACGAACTTCTAAAAGACAAGAAGGAGATAGAACTAACACTTCTGCCGAAATATAAAGAAATGTTAGCGAAGGAAACTGAAAAGGAAGCGAATATATCAAAGCGAATTGACGAAGTGGAAAAACAAATAGAGGATCATACAGACAATATAATCAAACGATTCACAGCAATCAAAGAGAATTGGGTACAAGACCTTCGACAAGAGAAGGAAAAGGCACAAAAGTCGGTTGCGAAATCCAAAACTGAAATCGAGAGACGAATAAAAGCATTAAACGAAATTAAAACCCAAATATCAAACAACTTAGGTGCAAGGCCAGggattatatttttcaaagctACAGATGACAACAGCTTATACAAAATGCGACGATTTCCAAATGCAATTGAATACAAACTCGGTAACTTTTCTCCCGGTGACATTGATCAAATAACACGGGATATTGACTTTGGGAAAGTCCCTACATATAATATGAGGAGTTTATCACAATATGGTCTCTTGTTGTCATCTCACCATGACATATTCCAGAAAAGCAATCCCTTTTTTAGGGCATTTTTCCTAGATGAAAAGTAA